A window of the Parabacteroides merdae ATCC 43184 genome harbors these coding sequences:
- a CDS encoding glycoside hydrolase family 43 protein: MNKKWITLLFSFSLCFCMSCSDSESDKKEEGKVEEEKPVTVLSKTVPLADPYILVHDSLYYIYGTNVGTGFDVYYSKDLEYWERASALSLSHANSYGESMFWAPEVYYVEKDKKFYMFYSTEEHICVATADSPLGPFKQDEHKPIREEKSIDTSVFFDEDGKAYLYFVRFNDGNVIWCAELKENLKEIKEETLTQCFKAEEPWELVLPKVVEGPSVFKQNGVYYLIYSANGYTSQDYAVGFATSDSPFGPWKKYEGNPVLHKCDGLVGVGHGAPFVDMEGKMRYVFHAHKSESEIHPRNSFVVDMFVKDSIVSLGGNIVRPMVVDRLPSGK, encoded by the coding sequence ATGAATAAGAAATGGATTACTTTATTGTTTTCGTTCTCCCTTTGTTTTTGCATGAGTTGTTCGGATTCCGAATCCGATAAAAAGGAAGAAGGAAAAGTAGAAGAAGAAAAGCCGGTAACTGTCTTGTCCAAGACGGTCCCTCTGGCTGATCCTTACATCTTGGTACATGACAGCCTCTACTATATTTACGGGACGAATGTCGGAACCGGTTTTGACGTCTATTACTCCAAAGACCTCGAATACTGGGAACGTGCCTCGGCTTTGTCGCTTAGCCATGCGAACTCGTACGGCGAATCGATGTTCTGGGCGCCGGAAGTCTATTATGTTGAAAAAGATAAGAAGTTCTACATGTTCTATTCGACGGAAGAGCATATTTGTGTTGCTACGGCAGATTCTCCTTTGGGTCCGTTCAAGCAGGACGAGCATAAGCCGATCCGCGAGGAAAAGAGCATCGATACTTCCGTCTTTTTTGACGAAGACGGAAAAGCCTATCTATATTTCGTTCGTTTCAACGACGGCAATGTCATCTGGTGCGCAGAGCTGAAAGAGAACCTGAAAGAGATCAAGGAAGAAACATTGACACAATGTTTCAAGGCCGAAGAACCGTGGGAATTGGTTCTTCCCAAAGTAGTGGAAGGTCCTTCCGTCTTTAAACAGAATGGCGTCTATTATCTGATTTATTCGGCAAACGGCTATACAAGCCAGGACTATGCGGTAGGCTTTGCCACATCGGATTCGCCTTTCGGCCCGTGGAAAAAGTACGAAGGCAATCCCGTGTTGCATAAGTGCGATGGGCTAGTTGGCGTCGGTCACGGTGCTCCTTTTGTTGATATGGAAGGTAAGATGCGCTATGTTTTCCATGCGCACAAAAGTGAGTCTGAGATACATCCTCGCAATTCGTTTGTCGTAGATATGTTTGTCAAGGATAGTATTGTTTCGTTAGGAGGAAATATTGTCCGTCCGATGGTGGTAGACAGGCTGCCATCCGGTAAATAA
- a CDS encoding family 43 glycosylhydrolase: MKNVKKFFLLSCAIYCTACSGNGNTGNSDGQDIPKVDDSQLAYHNPVIRIAAPDPTAMRAKDGYFYLYATEDIRNLPIFRSRDMVKWEEIGTAFTDETRPDFLPDNKDVKERAHLWAPEIRYVKGKYVLFYSLAQWGNHWVSTVGYAVSDSPEGPFTPKGKVFDSREVNVENSIDQYFYEEDGKYYMLWGSFFGIYIMELDVTDDVMITPKLDTKRQIAGNAYEGINLWKRDGYYYLIGSIGSCCEGQKSTYTTVVARSKDLFGPYVDKQGGQMLDNKHEVILHKNDRFVGTGHNSTLLEDDEKNTWMLYHAFELERLDAQRQVLLDRILWDEDGWPYVDKLEPSYGAFRPVIK; encoded by the coding sequence ATGAAGAATGTAAAAAAATTTTTCTTGTTGTCTTGTGCTATTTATTGCACTGCTTGTAGTGGAAATGGTAATACTGGAAATTCGGATGGGCAGGATATTCCGAAAGTTGATGATTCACAACTAGCTTATCATAATCCGGTGATACGGATTGCTGCACCTGATCCGACTGCCATGCGAGCAAAAGATGGTTATTTTTATTTATATGCGACTGAAGATATCCGTAACTTGCCGATTTTTCGATCAAGAGATATGGTGAAATGGGAAGAGATAGGAACTGCCTTCACTGATGAGACTCGTCCAGACTTCTTGCCCGACAACAAGGATGTCAAAGAACGTGCTCATCTTTGGGCCCCGGAGATTCGCTATGTGAAAGGCAAATATGTTCTTTTCTATTCTTTGGCGCAATGGGGCAATCATTGGGTTAGCACCGTTGGTTATGCCGTTTCCGATTCTCCCGAAGGTCCGTTCACACCGAAAGGCAAAGTATTTGACAGCCGTGAAGTGAATGTAGAGAACTCCATCGACCAGTATTTCTATGAGGAAGACGGCAAGTATTATATGCTTTGGGGGAGCTTCTTCGGAATTTATATCATGGAACTGGATGTGACAGATGATGTGATGATCACGCCTAAACTTGACACCAAACGCCAGATCGCTGGCAACGCTTACGAAGGAATCAACCTGTGGAAACGCGACGGGTACTACTACCTCATCGGCTCTATCGGCTCTTGTTGCGAAGGACAGAAAAGCACCTACACCACAGTTGTGGCGCGTTCGAAAGACCTTTTCGGCCCGTATGTCGATAAACAGGGAGGACAAATGTTGGATAACAAGCATGAAGTAATCCTGCATAAGAATGACCGCTTTGTTGGGACCGGCCACAATTCCACCCTTCTCGAAGATGACGAAAAGAACACGTGGATGCTTTACCATGCTTTTGAACTGGAACGTTTGGATGCGCAACGGCAAGTTTTGTTGGACCGCATTTTGTGGGATGAAGACGGCTGGCCTTACGTTGATAAATTGGAGCCTTCTTACGGTGCGTTTCGTCCTGTTATTAAATAA